From a region of the Leptospira kmetyi serovar Malaysia str. Bejo-Iso9 genome:
- a CDS encoding flagellar hook-length control protein FliK: MNISGDISISEFKPQQYPDNTPTLPTIGALIGKNSFLDLMKSLQGSAQKGLDETLTGIQNAFSKTEVPTNKEEKTEIIDEKETESLRTKDEAEVATEETSKEEEEFETVEEATNVTALPWFLVTEAKQNETVDPEIESVILDELQNEIIEEVSIETLETKPSSTSELIETVFSREESAELLSEVALEEENTTLQEAVEESFLSLDDSKEIKRPISKREESIREEESKSSETKSASEISKANETNAKESKENGNTKNLSNKENVLKGAEEARIEVSKELALDSEKWKISRDKKTDSYMNLKTSAREEIKTAVLNQFSENSSGKSGQEQSFRSGGNAGNDSYSSLVKGVGGPNAAGRESNQLGKDFSVSKETNVLSRRDIQQNFQNLIRSARVQILENGRTEASIRMNPKDLGQMSLSISTDKDIVRGKLLVESDAVKQQLVAELANLKQDLKANGLELESLVIEVKEREESFSFNQDSDKNGKDANSFQAAFGEEWNSDFKNSFYEEDELFGEENSQDSHGFSEKTDGKTEKLLDLKV, from the coding sequence ATGAATATTTCCGGCGACATATCGATTTCAGAATTTAAACCACAACAATATCCCGACAACACTCCAACTCTCCCGACAATAGGAGCGCTCATCGGAAAGAATTCCTTTTTGGATCTGATGAAGTCCCTACAAGGTTCCGCGCAGAAGGGACTGGATGAAACTTTGACCGGAATTCAAAATGCGTTTTCAAAAACCGAAGTTCCGACCAACAAAGAAGAAAAAACCGAAATCATCGATGAAAAAGAAACCGAGTCCTTAAGAACGAAAGACGAGGCCGAGGTCGCTACGGAAGAAACCTCCAAAGAAGAGGAAGAATTCGAAACCGTTGAAGAAGCGACTAATGTGACCGCGCTTCCTTGGTTTCTCGTGACGGAAGCCAAACAAAACGAAACCGTCGATCCGGAAATCGAATCGGTGATCCTGGACGAACTGCAAAACGAAATCATCGAGGAAGTTTCGATCGAAACCCTCGAAACAAAACCTTCCTCGACGAGCGAACTGATCGAAACCGTTTTTTCCAGGGAAGAATCCGCCGAATTGTTAAGCGAAGTCGCTTTAGAAGAGGAAAATACGACGCTTCAAGAAGCAGTCGAAGAATCCTTTCTTTCTCTCGATGATTCTAAGGAAATCAAACGCCCGATCTCCAAAAGGGAAGAATCTATCCGCGAAGAAGAATCGAAATCATCCGAAACAAAATCCGCTTCCGAAATTTCAAAGGCTAACGAAACGAACGCAAAAGAATCCAAAGAAAACGGAAATACGAAAAATCTTTCCAACAAGGAAAACGTTTTGAAAGGCGCCGAAGAGGCGAGAATCGAAGTTTCCAAGGAACTCGCGCTCGATTCCGAAAAATGGAAGATCAGCAGGGATAAAAAAACGGACTCTTATATGAATCTGAAAACATCCGCAAGAGAAGAAATCAAAACGGCGGTCCTCAATCAATTCTCCGAAAATTCTTCCGGAAAATCCGGTCAGGAACAATCCTTTCGTTCCGGCGGAAACGCTGGAAACGATTCTTATTCTTCCTTGGTAAAAGGAGTGGGCGGTCCGAACGCGGCCGGAAGAGAATCGAACCAACTCGGTAAGGATTTTTCCGTATCCAAGGAGACTAACGTTCTTTCCAGAAGAGACATTCAACAAAACTTTCAGAACCTGATTCGTTCCGCACGCGTTCAAATTCTCGAAAACGGAAGAACCGAAGCGAGCATTCGTATGAATCCGAAGGATCTCGGTCAGATGTCCCTTTCCATTTCCACGGACAAGGATATCGTTCGCGGAAAACTTTTAGTAGAATCGGACGCCGTCAAACAACAGTTAGTCGCCGAACTCGCAAACTTAAAACAGGATCTGAAGGCGAACGGTCTCGAACTCGAATCGCTCGTCATCGAAGTCAAGGAAAGAGAAGAATCTTTCTCATTCAATCAGGACTCGGATAAAAACGGAAAAGACGCAAATTCTTTCCAAGCCGCTTTCGGAGAGGAATGGAACTCCGATTTCAAAAATTCTTTTTACGAAGAGGACGAACTTTTCGGCGAAGAAAATTCTCAGGACTCTCACGGTTTTTCGGAAAAAACCGATGGGAAAACCGAGAAACTGCTCGATCTGAAAGTATAG
- a CDS encoding DUF1499 domain-containing protein: MTLGVQNGKLGLCPETPNCVSSFCAESDSEHFIKPLAYSGKPEDAKAKLKAILAETSRTNLIKEEDKYLYVEFTSFLWRFVDDVEFLIDPNASVIHVRSASRLGKSDLGVNRKRIEKIRSAFSL, translated from the coding sequence ATGACTCTCGGCGTTCAAAACGGAAAATTAGGACTTTGTCCGGAAACTCCGAACTGCGTAAGCAGTTTTTGCGCGGAATCGGACTCGGAACATTTTATCAAACCTCTCGCCTATTCCGGAAAACCCGAGGACGCAAAGGCAAAACTCAAAGCGATCCTCGCCGAAACGTCTCGGACGAATCTTATAAAAGAGGAAGACAAATATCTCTACGTGGAATTTACGAGTTTCTTATGGAGATTCGTGGACGACGTGGAATTTTTGATCGATCCGAACGCGTCCGTAATTCACGTACGTTCGGCTTCAAGGTTGGGAAAATCGGATTTAGGAGTCAATCGCAAGAGAATCGAAAAAATTCGAAGCGCATTCTCGCTTTGA
- a CDS encoding thioredoxin family protein yields the protein MSLLESEKVPLGSLLPSFQLPDPNGKVYSSDQLSGSTGLLLVVTCNHCPYAQAIWPRLIRFAGEILSLGVKTVAINPNIRPDYPDDSPEVMLSKIKEWEIPFPYLVDETQEVARKLKAMCTPDIYLYDSDQKLFYHGRMDDNWKNEKQVSRKELEYAVHQLVKGNPAPINQMPSMGCSIKWKE from the coding sequence ATGTCTCTTCTTGAATCCGAAAAAGTCCCCTTGGGAAGTTTATTACCTTCCTTTCAGTTGCCCGATCCGAACGGAAAAGTCTATTCTTCCGATCAGCTTTCCGGTTCCACCGGGTTATTGCTGGTTGTAACTTGCAATCATTGCCCTTATGCGCAGGCGATTTGGCCGAGACTGATCCGGTTTGCGGGAGAAATTCTCTCCCTCGGAGTCAAAACGGTCGCGATCAATCCGAACATTCGTCCCGATTACCCGGACGATTCTCCCGAGGTTATGCTTTCTAAAATCAAGGAATGGGAAATTCCGTTTCCGTATCTCGTCGACGAAACTCAGGAAGTGGCTCGAAAACTCAAAGCCATGTGCACTCCCGATATCTATCTTTACGATTCCGATCAAAAACTTTTTTACCACGGAAGAATGGACGACAACTGGAAAAACGAAAAACAGGTTTCGAGAAAGGAACTTGAATACGCGGTCCATCAACTCGTAAAGGGAAATCCCGCACCGATCAATCAAATGCCTTCGATGGGTTGTTCCATCAAATGGAAGGAATAA
- a CDS encoding flagellar hook capping FlgD N-terminal domain-containing protein has translation MPETTGVSQQATRDRYLEGDRSFNIRNHMENIEREEKNGLKGIEIRSTVKALGKDDFLKLLITQLSSQDPTNPVKDQDFIAQMAQFSSLEQMNNISTGIQKMGNRQSFSLVGKLVSGPDFVTGENVAGIAGALFFDGEGKTFVRVNGRSVDVEQISLVSDPTVLKEQEAAYNQAQMQQTPAASPSAMAPNASQLKADKKESAPVDANAEQAPELKDKTAAEEKPSDWKFPGKDKSNSYE, from the coding sequence ATGCCAGAGACCACAGGCGTCAGCCAACAAGCGACAAGAGATCGTTATCTCGAAGGAGACAGAAGTTTCAATATTAGGAACCACATGGAGAATATTGAAAGGGAAGAGAAGAACGGTCTCAAAGGAATCGAGATTCGTTCGACGGTTAAGGCTCTCGGCAAGGACGATTTTCTAAAACTTCTCATCACGCAATTATCATCTCAGGATCCGACCAACCCGGTTAAGGATCAGGACTTCATCGCGCAGATGGCGCAGTTCTCTTCTCTCGAACAGATGAACAATATCTCCACCGGAATTCAGAAGATGGGAAACCGTCAGAGTTTTTCTCTCGTTGGAAAACTGGTTTCCGGTCCCGACTTCGTAACGGGCGAGAACGTCGCCGGAATCGCGGGGGCTCTTTTCTTCGACGGAGAAGGGAAGACATTCGTTCGTGTCAACGGAAGATCCGTGGACGTGGAGCAGATTTCTTTGGTCAGCGATCCTACCGTTCTGAAAGAACAAGAAGCGGCTTACAATCAAGCTCAGATGCAACAAACTCCGGCCGCTTCTCCGTCCGCAATGGCGCCTAACGCGTCCCAGCTGAAGGCCGACAAAAAAGAATCCGCGCCGGTCGACGCTAACGCGGAACAGGCTCCCGAGTTGAAGGACAAAACCGCCGCCGAAGAAAAACCTTCGGATTGGAAGTTTCCGGGAAAAGACAAAAGCAATTCATACGAATAA